In Helicobacter pylori, the following are encoded in one genomic region:
- the hpaA2 gene encoding HpaA2 protein: MKKGSLAVVLGSLLVSGAFYTALADGMPAKQQHNNTGESVELHFHYPIKGKQEPKNSHLVVLIEPKIEINKVIPESYQKEFEKSLALQLSNVLERKGYSVSQFKDASEIPQDIKEKALLVLRMDGNMAILEDIVEGSDVLNEEKVIDMSSGYLNLNFVEPSSEDIVHSFGVDVSKIEAVIERVELRRTNSGGFVPKTFVHKIKETDHDRAIKKIMNQAYHKVMAQVSRELSKKHMDHYEKVASEMKKRK, encoded by the coding sequence ATGAAAAAAGGTAGTTTAGCGGTAGTTTTAGGATCGTTATTGGTGAGTGGGGCGTTTTATACGGCTCTAGCTGATGGAATGCCTGCAAAGCAGCAGCACAATAATACGGGCGAGTCAGTGGAGTTGCATTTCCACTACCCTATTAAAGGCAAGCAAGAGCCTAAAAACAGCCATTTAGTCGTTTTGATCGAACCTAAAATAGAGATCAATAAGGTTATCCCTGAAAGCTATCAAAAAGAGTTTGAAAAATCTTTAGCCCTTCAATTGAGTAATGTTTTGGAAAGGAAGGGTTATAGCGTTTCGCAATTCAAAGATGCTAGCGAAATCCCTCAAGACATCAAGGAAAAAGCGTTGCTTGTTTTACGCATGGATGGGAATATGGCGATTTTAGAAGATATTGTAGAAGGGAGCGATGTGCTTAATGAAGAAAAGGTTATAGACATGTCTTCAGGGTATTTGAATTTGAATTTTGTTGAGCCTAGTAGCGAGGATATTGTCCATAGTTTTGGCGTTGATGTTTCAAAGATTGAGGCTGTGATTGAAAGAGTGGAATTGCGACGCACCAATTCTGGAGGTTTTGTCCCCAAAACTTTTGTGCATAAGATTAAAGAAACCGACCATGACAGAGCTATTAAAAAGATCATGAATCAGGCTTACCATAAAGTCATGGCGCAAGTTTCTAGGGAATTGAGCAAAAAACACATGGATCATTATGAAAAAGTGGCGAGCGAGATGAAAAAACGAAAGTAG